A region from the Helcococcus ovis genome encodes:
- the dnaX gene encoding DNA polymerase III subunit gamma/tau produces the protein MKQALYRKYRPKNFDEVFGQDSITTILKNQIKNNKISHAYVFSGTRGTGKTSTAKIFAKAVNCLNPVNGNPCNECANCRSILTEENMDVIEMDAASNRRIDDIRQLRDQVIYPPTSLKYKVYIIDEAHMITNDAFNALLKIMEEPPKHLIFILATTEIDKIPDTILSRTQRYEFKSLSENDITKQIKFILNSENIEMEKRAIEIIAGVASGAMRDALSILDQVISIGNKNISTNQVTDLLGIFSDDVKFRYAKSIFSKDIKSLISIIDEELDKGKDSHNFIKEIITFFKDLIYIKVGVKEDIYDGLISSISLDQIINSVEILLDYEEMMKKSDSANLLFRVGSIRLIDYLPRKQLEAKVKNLEERLDFIEKNGYKNFEDRQYNGTIIDGDSENKFSISVESRDDFLTDDIYKDEPEVSNTDDIDAVKIFRNIINEKYQTANMIFEGLKNTEHKIGKIIFYIDKEHMPMRLSMNFFFKKACEELSKKLNRTYEVEFLEFKNHNSTNSDEKINRLKSLFSEGELIIKDKK, from the coding sequence ATGAAACAAGCACTATATAGAAAGTATAGACCTAAAAACTTTGATGAAGTTTTTGGACAAGATAGTATTACTACGATACTTAAAAATCAAATAAAAAATAATAAGATTTCGCATGCTTATGTTTTTTCTGGCACTAGAGGTACCGGTAAAACTTCCACAGCAAAAATATTTGCGAAAGCTGTAAATTGCTTAAATCCTGTAAATGGTAATCCATGTAATGAATGTGCTAATTGTAGGTCAATATTAACGGAAGAAAATATGGATGTTATTGAGATGGATGCTGCATCAAATCGTAGGATTGATGATATTAGACAACTTAGAGATCAGGTTATTTATCCACCAACATCACTAAAATATAAGGTTTATATAATTGATGAAGCACATATGATTACAAATGATGCTTTTAATGCTTTGTTAAAAATTATGGAGGAACCACCTAAGCATTTAATATTTATACTTGCAACTACAGAAATTGATAAGATTCCAGATACAATTTTATCTAGAACTCAGAGATATGAATTTAAGTCTTTATCAGAAAATGATATTACTAAGCAAATAAAATTTATATTAAATAGTGAAAATATTGAAATGGAAAAAAGAGCTATTGAGATAATAGCAGGTGTTGCATCCGGAGCAATGAGAGATGCTCTTTCTATTTTAGATCAAGTTATATCTATAGGAAATAAAAATATCTCGACAAATCAAGTTACTGATTTATTAGGAATATTTAGTGATGATGTTAAGTTTAGATATGCAAAATCAATTTTTAGCAAAGATATTAAGAGTTTGATATCTATAATTGATGAAGAATTGGACAAGGGAAAAGATTCTCATAATTTTATAAAAGAAATAATTACATTTTTTAAGGATTTAATTTATATAAAAGTTGGAGTTAAAGAAGATATATATGATGGATTGATATCTTCAATATCATTAGATCAAATAATAAATTCAGTAGAGATTTTATTGGATTATGAAGAAATGATGAAAAAATCTGATAGTGCTAACTTACTTTTCAGAGTAGGAAGTATTAGATTAATAGATTATTTACCTAGAAAACAATTAGAAGCTAAGGTTAAGAATCTTGAGGAAAGGTTAGATTTTATTGAAAAAAATGGCTATAAAAATTTTGAAGATAGACAATATAATGGTACAATTATAGATGGTGATTCGGAAAATAAATTTAGTATATCAGTTGAATCAAGAGATGATTTTTTAACTGATGATATTTATAAAGATGAACCAGAAGTTTCAAACACTGATGATATTGATGCTGTAAAGATTTTTAGAAATATAATCAATGAAAAATATCAAACAGCAAATATGATTTTTGAAGGATTGAAAAATACAGAACATAAAATAGGTAAAATAATTTTTTATATAGATAAAGAGCATATGCCTATGAGATTAAGTATGAACTTTTTCTTTAAAAAAGCATGTGAAGAATTGTCTAAAAAATTAAATAGAACTTATGAAGTTGAATTTTTAGAATTTAAAAATCACAATAGTACAAATAGTGATGAAAAAATTAATAGGTTAAAAAGCTTATTTTCAGAAGGTGAATTAATTATAAAAGATAAAAAATAG
- a CDS encoding YbaB/EbfC family nucleoid-associated protein: MSRRGGFGGGNMSQMMKQVQQMQKKMEQAQTEIEEQVFTATAGGGVVEVEANGKKQILSIKISPDAVDPEDVEILQDMILTAVNDAISQVEKFSEEKMGKLTGGISLPGMF, from the coding sequence ATGTCAAGAAGAGGTGGATTCGGCGGAGGAAACATGAGCCAAATGATGAAACAAGTACAACAAATGCAAAAAAAGATGGAGCAAGCTCAAACAGAAATTGAAGAGCAAGTATTTACAGCAACAGCTGGCGGTGGAGTTGTGGAAGTAGAAGCAAATGGGAAAAAACAAATTTTATCCATTAAAATTAGTCCGGATGCAGTAGATCCAGAAGATGTAGAAATTTTACAAGATATGATTCTTACTGCAGTAAATGATGCAATATCACAAGTTGAAAAGTTCTCAGAAGAAAAAATGGGTAAGTTAACTGGTGGTATATCATTACCAGGTATGTTTTAA
- the recR gene encoding recombination mediator RecR produces MFEYPGPVEDLIENLRKLPSIGRKSAQRMALHIVNMEKESIESIIKSLENVKNNIKKCEICGNITENEVCDICSDNRRDDSVICVVEDVTNLLTIEKTNTYTGKYYVLNGLINPNYLIDTENINIDNLINYVNSGRIKEIIFAISPTVEGETTMLFIKELIKDKNIKITRIASGIPVGGNLEYFDEITLSKALEDRKTIK; encoded by the coding sequence ATGTTTGAATATCCGGGACCGGTAGAAGATTTAATTGAAAATTTAAGAAAATTGCCGTCAATTGGTAGAAAATCTGCTCAAAGAATGGCACTTCACATTGTAAATATGGAAAAAGAAAGTATTGAATCAATTATTAAGTCTTTAGAAAATGTAAAAAATAATATAAAAAAGTGCGAAATATGTGGGAATATTACAGAAAATGAGGTGTGTGACATCTGTTCCGATAATAGAAGAGATGATAGTGTAATTTGTGTAGTTGAAGATGTTACAAATCTTTTAACTATTGAAAAAACTAATACATATACAGGAAAATATTATGTATTAAATGGACTTATTAATCCTAATTATTTAATAGATACGGAAAATATCAATATAGATAATTTAATTAATTATGTAAATAGCGGCAGAATTAAGGAAATAATTTTTGCGATTTCTCCAACTGTTGAAGGAGAAACTACAATGCTATTTATTAAAGAATTAATAAAAGATAAAAATATAAAAATTACAAGAATTGCAAGTGGTATTCCTGTTGGTGGTAATTTAGAATATTTTGATGAAATAACTTTATCTAAAGCTCTAGAAGATAGAAAAACAATAAAATAA
- a CDS encoding FAD:protein FMN transferase: MRKILSILLLLMVLGGCTKQEKQKFNTIFYDTFDTQVQYLEYADNKKEFDKNAKFVESEYKRLHKLYDNYRSYEGIINVKTLNENAGKKLLKVDKDLFNLIKFSKENYDKTLGKVNIAMGNVLTIWHDIREENVGKEDDRKTIIPKKEDLIKANKYSDINEVVLDEKNMTVFIKNSNTSIDFGAVAKGYATELVAKKLESKGVKNASINAGGNVRTIGLPGDGRKEWKIGLQNPDVNNKKSIKILNINGSKSIVTSGDYQRFFMHNGKRYHHIINPKTLQPETIYRAVSVVTDDSGLADMLSTALYLSTKEEAKKILENYKDVEIGIVWVDDKEATNTENMNKIINKEN, encoded by the coding sequence TTGAGAAAAATTTTAAGTATATTACTTTTATTAATGGTTTTGGGCGGCTGCACGAAGCAAGAAAAGCAAAAATTTAATACGATTTTTTATGATACATTTGATACTCAAGTTCAGTATTTGGAATACGCAGATAATAAAAAAGAATTTGATAAAAATGCCAAATTTGTAGAATCGGAATATAAGAGACTTCATAAATTATATGATAATTATCGTAGTTATGAAGGTATAATAAATGTAAAGACATTGAATGAAAACGCAGGGAAAAAGCTGTTAAAAGTGGATAAAGATTTATTTAATTTAATTAAATTTTCAAAAGAAAATTATGATAAAACTTTAGGTAAAGTAAATATAGCTATGGGAAATGTACTTACAATTTGGCATGATATTAGAGAAGAAAATGTTGGTAAAGAAGATGATAGAAAGACTATTATACCTAAAAAAGAAGATTTAATAAAAGCAAATAAATATTCAGATATAAATGAAGTAGTATTAGATGAAAAAAATATGACGGTATTTATAAAAAATTCTAATACAAGTATTGATTTTGGAGCGGTAGCTAAAGGCTATGCTACAGAGCTTGTAGCGAAAAAATTGGAATCTAAGGGTGTAAAAAATGCATCCATAAATGCTGGTGGTAATGTTAGAACGATAGGTCTTCCAGGAGATGGAAGAAAGGAATGGAAGATAGGTCTTCAAAATCCTGATGTGAACAACAAAAAAAGTATTAAGATATTAAATATAAATGGTTCTAAATCAATAGTTACAAGTGGTGATTACCAAAGATTTTTTATGCATAATGGTAAAAGATATCATCATATAATTAATCCTAAAACACTTCAACCTGAAACAATTTATAGAGCTGTATCGGTAGTTACAGATGATTCAGGGTTGGCAGATATGCTTTCAACAGCTTTATATTTATCTACTAAAGAAGAAGCTAAGAAAATATTGGAAAATTATAAAGATGTGGAGATTGGTATTGTATGGGTTGATGATAAAGAAGCGACAAATACTGAAAATATGAATAAAATAATCAATAAAGAAAATTAA
- the cbpB gene encoding cyclic-di-AMP-binding protein CbpB gives MINKDIEHFIQTSEASIMIPKKDTSMVFEDNALTHAMLILKQSNYTQIPVLDYDSKFKGLISLHHIYRILGEELFNDFDKLSNYKVKDFIDNHYAIINENYQLEDVMNLLINYNFINVVSDDNKYIGMITRSAILKNMNFLIHNTDKIIKKL, from the coding sequence ATGATTAATAAAGATATCGAACATTTTATACAAACTAGTGAAGCTAGTATAATGATACCAAAAAAAGATACTTCCATGGTTTTTGAAGATAATGCTCTGACACATGCAATGTTAATATTAAAACAATCTAATTATACTCAAATACCAGTTTTAGATTATGACTCAAAATTTAAGGGACTAATCTCTTTGCATCATATATATAGAATTTTAGGTGAAGAACTATTTAACGATTTTGATAAACTAAGTAATTATAAAGTCAAAGATTTTATAGATAATCACTACGCAATAATAAATGAAAATTATCAATTAGAAGATGTAATGAATCTTTTAATTAACTATAACTTCATAAATGTAGTTTCAGATGATAATAAATATATAGGAATGATTACTAGAAGTGCTATACTCAAAAATATGAATTTTTTAATACATAACACAGATAAAATAATCAAAAAATTGTAA